The Pseudomonadota bacterium genome contains a region encoding:
- a CDS encoding GxxExxY protein, with amino-acid sequence MDINKISSDIIKAAINVHKELGPGLLESVYQSCMLIELNEMGINVKAEIPIPIKYRGQDITDQGFRIDLLVDDIVIVELKSVEQIKDIHKKQLLTYLKLANKPLGLLINFNKILLKDGLTRIINDQH; translated from the coding sequence ATGGACATAAACAAAATATCTTCAGATATAATTAAAGCAGCAATAAACGTACATAAAGAACTTGGCCCTGGATTATTAGAATCCGTCTATCAATCATGCATGCTAATTGAGTTAAATGAAATGGGCATAAATGTGAAAGCTGAGATACCCATACCAATAAAATACAGGGGACAAGATATCACAGATCAAGGTTTCAGGATTGATCTGCTTGTTGATGATATCGTAATTGTTGAACTTAAATCAGTTGAACAAATCAAAGACATACATAAAAAACAGTTACTGACATATTTAAAATTAGCTAACAAGCCTTTAGGACTCCTGATAAACTTTAACAAAATATTGTTAAAAGACGGGCTAACCCGTATTATCAATGACCAACATTGA
- a CDS encoding nucleotidyltransferase domain-containing protein: MQKELTYTNIINSLKAEKDFLCKEYGVIEIGLFGSYAFGTPSKDSDIDLLIEFKEPKFEHLAGLIIYLENKFNKKIEIIRKSKNIKSRFIQGIENKVIYV, encoded by the coding sequence ATGCAAAAAGAACTTACTTATACCAATATAATAAATAGTTTAAAAGCTGAAAAGGACTTTCTTTGTAAAGAATATGGTGTTATTGAAATCGGCTTATTCGGTTCATATGCCTTTGGAACTCCAAGTAAAGACAGCGATATTGATCTTTTAATTGAATTCAAAGAACCAAAGTTTGAACATCTTGCCGGACTTATAATTTATCTAGAAAATAAATTTAATAAAAAGATTGAAATAATAAGAAAAAGTAAAAATATCAAAAGCCGGTTTATTCAAGGTATAGAAAATAAAGTTATTTATGTCTGA
- a CDS encoding DUF86 domain-containing protein — MSDNFITDNFESIFEAILLIECRFAEVSKAEDFVLSPHGVIILDSIAMRLQVIGELVKKIEKSDRSLLDKYSNIKWDLIIRLRDIISHHYAVIDHEIIYDICKNHIPPLKASVLKILEKTL; from the coding sequence ATGTCTGATAATTTCATAACAGATAACTTTGAAAGTATTTTTGAAGCCATATTGCTGATCGAATGTAGGTTCGCTGAGGTTAGTAAAGCAGAAGATTTTGTTTTATCCCCTCATGGTGTTATTATACTCGATTCAATTGCCATGAGGCTGCAAGTAATTGGAGAATTAGTTAAAAAAATCGAAAAATCAGATCGGTCTCTTCTTGATAAATATTCGAATATTAAATGGGATTTGATTATCAGATTAAGAGATATTATATCTCACCACTATGCTGTTATTGACCATGAAATAATTTATGATATATGCAAAAATCATATTCCTCCACTCAAAGCATCAGTTTTAAAAATTCTTGAAAAAACTCTGTGA
- a CDS encoding antitoxin, which translates to MNTAKIFKSGNSQAVRLPKEFQFDTSEVQIFRRGDEIILKKSPKSLVKVFELLTKLSDDFMINGRQQPAVQEREIF; encoded by the coding sequence ATGAACACAGCAAAAATTTTTAAAAGCGGAAATTCTCAGGCGGTAAGACTGCCAAAAGAATTTCAATTTGATACGTCGGAGGTTCAAATTTTTCGAAGGGGAGATGAGATTATTCTCAAAAAAAGTCCAAAAAGTTTAGTCAAGGTATTTGAACTACTAACTAAATTATCAGATGACTTTATGATAAATGGTAGGCAGCAACCGGCTGTTCAGGAACGAGAGATATTCTAA